A window of the Vigna angularis cultivar LongXiaoDou No.4 chromosome 3, ASM1680809v1, whole genome shotgun sequence genome harbors these coding sequences:
- the LOC108323101 gene encoding uncharacterized protein LOC108323101 encodes MDEWKTDAHIPEFGNWDLTNDFPITRYFECATQPRPLRYTSSSAETRLHNKPPRPLRNHTKQETRNKGRRCPHGKGKAYVVKEQSRKPNRRRKHMQVQQEDTVRRTPKPVDEDLYKIPPELLHTSNKRKKIMGFISKCFVQLSCHENC; translated from the exons ATGGAT GAATGGAAGACAGACGCACACATTCCGGAGTTTGGGAACTGGGATTTAACCAATGACTTTCCAATCACTCGCTATTTCGAGTGTGCAACACAGCCCCGTCCGCTTCGTTACACCTCCTCCTCCGCCGAAACTCGTCTCCACAACAAACCTCCTCGCCCCCTTCGAAATCATACCAAACAG GAAACTAGGAACAAGGGAAGGAGGTGCCCGCATGGTAAAGGAAAAGCGTACGTAGTCAAGGAACAGTCAAGGAAGCCAAACCGAAGAAGGAAGCATATGCAGGTGCAACAAGAGGACACCGTTCGGCGAACTCCCAAACCCGTTGACGAAGATCTCTACAAGATCCCTCCCGAACTCCTCCACACTTCCAACAAACGG AAGAAAATTATGGGGTTCATTTCCAAGTGTTTTGTACAGCTTTCGTGTCACGAGAACTGCTAA